Proteins from a genomic interval of Chanos chanos chromosome 3, fChaCha1.1, whole genome shotgun sequence:
- the man2a1 gene encoding alpha-mannosidase 2 isoform X1, translating into MKLSRQFTVFGSAIFCVVVFSLYLMLDHLQLDHTKNPGNGERLQNGQLLLLQDKIDRLERLLAENNEIIANIRDSVINLRESVKDGRGMPDSGNFSQGGSELLPSVPLVLPIDKGDCQFSARLYSKVADGVQMLDIYDLLSFDNPDGGVWKQGYDITYDESEWDNEPLQVFVVPHSHNDPGWIKTFDDYYRDQTQHILNNMVVKLHEDSRRKFIWSEISYFSKWWDNIDEQKRDAVRSLVSRGQLEIATGGWVMPDEASTHYFALIDQLLEGHQWLERNLGVKPKTGWAVDPFGHSSTQAYLLKQAGFSNMLIQRVHYSVKKHFSIQKTLEFFWRQNWDQDQSTDILCHMMPFYSYDVPHTCGPDPKICCQFDFKRLPGGRISCPWRVPPQPITDSNIQQRAVMLLDQYRKKSKLFRTKVVLAPLGDDFRYTEALEWDQQFHNYQRLFDYMNSHPELHVKAQFGTISDYFEAMRKAAGVDPSGASAVAPSLPILSGDFFTYADRDDHYWSGFFTSRPFYKRLDRMLESYLRAAEILYSLALAHIQKAGDKPSDFPAVENYKLLTAARRNLGLFQHHDAITGTGKDWVVVDYGTRLFHSILNVKRVIVDSAHWLVLGNKKAYNHDPSNPFLQMDDVQPAQDSLPRKTVLKVGAQPRPVVVHNPTDQIRVSAVTVYVNTPRVRVLTAQGQSVSAQISAVWEGTTQASTEAYQLTFFAQVPSLGLAVYQLVEGAELRTSEAKYVFLKQGGGLSVSGAEHFSVSIPQEPVSVSIENPHLQLWISPSTGLLERLKLKEDGSEHQVKVEFMWYGTTSSKDKSGAYLFLPDGEATRYSSSQPPVIRVTKGPVYSEVTTTFTHVTHTVRLYNIKGTDGQAVEIFNTVDIRGEINHEIAMRITSDLNSQDRFFTDLNGFQVQPRRTLARLPLQANFYPISTMMYLQDSSRRLTLLTAQSLGAASLKSGQMEVILDRRLNQDDNRGLGQGVLDNKLTANSFRLLLEKRLPAVENEKISPVSYPSLLSHTSEMYLNHPLIPMAMSLGSATMPLVPFSPLTSSVPCDIHIVNLRTIQSKEEGGGPSDQAALILHRKGFDCGFSNMNTGLLCTTTRGKIHLGKLFAELTVRGMTPVSLTLMHTPQSGQIQQEISLKPMEISTYRLQLS; encoded by the exons ATGAAGCTCAGCAGGCAATTTACAGTTTTTGGTAGTGCCATATTTTGCGTGGTGGTGTTCTCATTATACTTAATGTTGGATCACCTGCAGTTAGACCACACAAAAAACCCAGGCAACGGAGAAAGACTGCAAAAC GGACAGCTGTTGCTTCTGCAGGACAAAATTGATCGTTTAGAAAGACTGCTTGCGGAGAACAATGAGATCATTGCCAATATCAGGGACTCCGTGATCAACCTCAGGGAGTCTGTGAAGGATGGCAGAGGAATGCCTGATTCCGGCAACTTCAGCCAGGGCGGCTCGGAGCTACTGCCTTCTGTGCCGCTGGTTCTTCCAATCGACAAGGGAGACTGCCAGTTCTCTGCACGACTGTATTCCAAGGTAGCAGATGGTGTGCAG ATGTTGGACATTTATGACCTGCTTTCCTTTGATAATCCTGATGGAGGAGTGTGGAAGCAAGGCTATGACATCACCTATGATGAGAGTGAATGGGACAATGAACCATTGCAGGTGTTTGTGGTACCACATTCACACAATGACCCTG GTTGGATAAAGACGTTTGATGACTACTATCGTGACCAGACACAACATATCCTGAACAACATGGTGGTAAAACTGCATGAAGACAGCCGACGGAAGTTCATTTGGTCAGAGATCTCATACTTCTCCAAGTGGTGGGACAACATTGACGAACAAAAGAGAGATGCTGTCAGAAG tcttgTATCACGCGGCCAACTGGAGATTGCGACGGGAGGCTGGGTGATGCCCGATGAAGCAAGCACGCATTACTTTGCATTGATAGATCAGCTACTGGAGGGACACCAGTGGCTGGAAAGGAATTTGG GAGTAAAGCCCAAGACAGGCTGGGCTGTTGACCCATTTGGCCACTCCTCCACTCAGGCTTACCTATTAAAACAGGCCGGTTTCTCCAACATGCTCATACAGAGAGTGCACTACTCAGTGAAGAAGCATTTTTCAATTCAAAAGACTCTGGAGTTCTTTTGGAGACAAAACTGGG ATCAGGACCAGAGCACAGACATCTTATGTCATATGATGCCCTTCTACAGTTATGATGTGCCTCACACCTGTGGTCCAGACCCAAAGATCTGCTGCCAGTTTGACTTCAAGAGACTCCCAGGGGGCCGCATCAGCTGCCCATGGAGAGTCCCCCCTCAACCAATCACTGACAGCAACATACAGCAGAG AGCTGTGATGCTGCTGGACCAGTACCGGAAGAAATCCAAGCTCTTTAGGACCAAAGTGGTGCTGGCCCCATTGGGGGATGATTTCCGCTATACAGAGGCTTTGGAGTGGGACCAGCAGTTTCATAACTACCAAAGACTCTTTGACTACATGAACTCTCATCCAGAGCTACATGTCAAG GCCCAGTTTGGCACCATCTCAGACTATTTTGAAGCAATGCGTAAAGCGGCAGGCGTTGACCCCAGTGGCGCCAGCGCTGTAGCACCCTCTCTGCCCATTCTGAGTGGAGACTTTTTCACTTATGCAGACAGAGATGACCACTACTGGAGTGGCTTCTTCACCTCCCGGCCCTTCTACAAACGACTGGACAGAATGTTAGAGTCTTATCTCAG ggCCGCTGAGATCCTTTACTCTCTTGCCTTGGCTCACATCCAGAAGGCTGGCGATAAACCGAGCGATTTTCCTGCTGTGGAGAATTATAAGTTACTGACAGCAGCCAGGCGCAACCTGGGCCTCTTCCAACACCACGATGCCATTACTGGCACTGGCAAAGACTGGGTGGTGGTCGACTATGGGACCAG GTTGTTCCACTCCATTCTGAATGTGAAGAGAGTGATTGTGGATTCGGCCCATTGGTTGGTGCTCGGCAACAAAAAAGCATATAACCATGATCCTTCAAACCCTTTCCTTCAGATG GATGATGTCCAACCTGCACAAGATTCCCTGCCCCGCAAGACTGTTCTGAAAGTTGGTGCACAGCCCAG GCCTGTCGTCGTACACAACCCCACTGATCAGATCAGGGTATCGGCAGTAACGGTGTACGTGAACACCCCTCGTGTGCGCGTTCTCACAGCTCAGGGGCAATCAGTGAGTGCTCAGATCAGCGCTGTGTGGGAAGGCACGACTCAGGCTTCCACTGAGGCCTATCAG cttACGTTCTTCGCCCAAGTGCCCTCTCTTGGTCTCGCTGTGTACCAGCTTGTTGAGGGGGCGGAGCTGAGGACATCCGAAGCAAAGTACGTCTTTTTAAAGCAAGGTGGCGGCTTGTCTGTCAGCGGGGCGGAGCATTTTAGTGTGTCCATCCCACAGGAGCCAGTGTCTGTTTCCATTGAAAACCCTCATCTGCAGCTGTGGATCTCCCCCTCCACAGGTCTATTGGAG AGACTGAAACTAAAGGAGGATGGCTCTGAACACCAGGTGAAAGTGGAGTTTATGTGGTACGGCACCACCAGCAGCAAAGACAAGAGCGGAGCCTATTTGTTCCTTCCCGATGGAGAAGCTACA AGGTATTCTTCCTCTCAGCCTCCTGTGATTCGTGTAACCAAGGGACCAGTGTACTCTGAAGTCACCACCACCttcacacacgtcacacacactgtgcggCTCTACAATATAAAGG gcacagATGGCCAGGCTGTTGAGATCTTTAACACTGTAGATATAAGAGGGGAGATCAACCATGAAATTGCTATGAGGATAACATCAGATCTGAACAGCCAGGATCGATTCTTTACCGACCTAAATGGTTTCCAG GTGCAGCCCAGGAGAACTCTGGCCAGACTTCCCTTACAGGCCAACTTCTACCCCATAAGCACAATGATGTACCTGCAGGACTCCAGCAGAAGACTGACCCTGCTTACTGCCCAGTCTCTGGGTGCTGCCAGCCTTAAGAGTG GTCAGATGGAGGTTATTTTGGATCGACGACTCAACCAGGATGATAACCGTGGGCTGGGCCAAGGAGTCCTGGACAACAAGCTCACCGCTAACTCTTTCCGTCTTCTCCTGGAGAAGAGGCTGCCAGCTGTGGAG AATGAGAAGATTTCTCCTGTCAGCTACCCATCACTGCTGAGTCATACTTCTGAAATGTACCTGAACCACCCCCTCATCCCTATGGCGATGAGTTTGGGCTCAGCAACTATGCCCCTGGTCCCTTTCAGTCCACTGACATCCTCGGTACCCTGTGACATTCATATAGTTAACCTGCGCACCATCCAGTCCAAG
- the man2a1 gene encoding alpha-mannosidase 2 isoform X2, which yields MKLSRQFTVFGSAIFCVVVFSLYLMLDHLQLDHTKNPGNGERLQNGQLLLLQDKIDRLERLLAENNEIIANIRDSVINLRESVKDGRGMPDSGNFSQGGSELLPSVPLVLPIDKGDCQFSARLYSKVADGVQMLDIYDLLSFDNPDGGVWKQGYDITYDESEWDNEPLQVFVVPHSHNDPGWIKTFDDYYRDQTQHILNNMVVKLHEDSRRKFIWSEISYFSKWWDNIDEQKRDAVRSLVSRGQLEIATGGWVMPDEASTHYFALIDQLLEGHQWLERNLGVKPKTGWAVDPFGHSSTQAYLLKQAGFSNMLIQRVHYSVKKHFSIQKTLEFFWRQNWDQDQSTDILCHMMPFYSYDVPHTCGPDPKICCQFDFKRLPGGRISCPWRVPPQPITDSNIQQRAVMLLDQYRKKSKLFRTKVVLAPLGDDFRYTEALEWDQQFHNYQRLFDYMNSHPELHVKAQFGTISDYFEAMRKAAGVDPSGASAVAPSLPILSGDFFTYADRDDHYWSGFFTSRPFYKRLDRMLESYLRAAEILYSLALAHIQKAGDKPSDFPAVENYKLLTAARRNLGLFQHHDAITGTGKDWVVVDYGTRLFHSILNVKRVIVDSAHWLVLGNKKAYNHDPSNPFLQMDDVQPAQDSLPRKTVLKVGAQPRPVVVHNPTDQIRVSAVTVYVNTPRVRVLTAQGQSVSAQISAVWEGTTQASTEAYQLTFFAQVPSLGLAVYQLVEGAELRTSEAKYVFLKQGGGLSVSGAEHFSVSIPQEPVSVSIENPHLQLWISPSTGLLERLKLKEDGSEHQVKVEFMWYGTTSSKDKSGAYLFLPDGEATRYSSSQPPVIRVTKGPVYSEVTTTFTHVTHTVRLYNIKGTDGQAVEIFNTVDIRGEINHEIAMRITSDLNSQDRFFTDLNGFQVQPRRTLARLPLQANFYPISTMMYLQDSSRRLTLLTAQSLGAASLKSGQMEVILDRRLNQDDNRGLGQGVLDNKLTANSFRLLLEKRLPAVENEKISPVSYPSLLSHTSEMYLNHPLIPMAMSLGSATMPLVPFSPLTSSVPCDIHIVNLRTIQSKEEGGGPSDQAALILHRKGFDCGFSNMNTGLLCTTTRGKVNLRKLFAELTVRGMTPVSLTLMHTPQSGQIQQEISLKPMEISTYRLQLS from the exons ATGAAGCTCAGCAGGCAATTTACAGTTTTTGGTAGTGCCATATTTTGCGTGGTGGTGTTCTCATTATACTTAATGTTGGATCACCTGCAGTTAGACCACACAAAAAACCCAGGCAACGGAGAAAGACTGCAAAAC GGACAGCTGTTGCTTCTGCAGGACAAAATTGATCGTTTAGAAAGACTGCTTGCGGAGAACAATGAGATCATTGCCAATATCAGGGACTCCGTGATCAACCTCAGGGAGTCTGTGAAGGATGGCAGAGGAATGCCTGATTCCGGCAACTTCAGCCAGGGCGGCTCGGAGCTACTGCCTTCTGTGCCGCTGGTTCTTCCAATCGACAAGGGAGACTGCCAGTTCTCTGCACGACTGTATTCCAAGGTAGCAGATGGTGTGCAG ATGTTGGACATTTATGACCTGCTTTCCTTTGATAATCCTGATGGAGGAGTGTGGAAGCAAGGCTATGACATCACCTATGATGAGAGTGAATGGGACAATGAACCATTGCAGGTGTTTGTGGTACCACATTCACACAATGACCCTG GTTGGATAAAGACGTTTGATGACTACTATCGTGACCAGACACAACATATCCTGAACAACATGGTGGTAAAACTGCATGAAGACAGCCGACGGAAGTTCATTTGGTCAGAGATCTCATACTTCTCCAAGTGGTGGGACAACATTGACGAACAAAAGAGAGATGCTGTCAGAAG tcttgTATCACGCGGCCAACTGGAGATTGCGACGGGAGGCTGGGTGATGCCCGATGAAGCAAGCACGCATTACTTTGCATTGATAGATCAGCTACTGGAGGGACACCAGTGGCTGGAAAGGAATTTGG GAGTAAAGCCCAAGACAGGCTGGGCTGTTGACCCATTTGGCCACTCCTCCACTCAGGCTTACCTATTAAAACAGGCCGGTTTCTCCAACATGCTCATACAGAGAGTGCACTACTCAGTGAAGAAGCATTTTTCAATTCAAAAGACTCTGGAGTTCTTTTGGAGACAAAACTGGG ATCAGGACCAGAGCACAGACATCTTATGTCATATGATGCCCTTCTACAGTTATGATGTGCCTCACACCTGTGGTCCAGACCCAAAGATCTGCTGCCAGTTTGACTTCAAGAGACTCCCAGGGGGCCGCATCAGCTGCCCATGGAGAGTCCCCCCTCAACCAATCACTGACAGCAACATACAGCAGAG AGCTGTGATGCTGCTGGACCAGTACCGGAAGAAATCCAAGCTCTTTAGGACCAAAGTGGTGCTGGCCCCATTGGGGGATGATTTCCGCTATACAGAGGCTTTGGAGTGGGACCAGCAGTTTCATAACTACCAAAGACTCTTTGACTACATGAACTCTCATCCAGAGCTACATGTCAAG GCCCAGTTTGGCACCATCTCAGACTATTTTGAAGCAATGCGTAAAGCGGCAGGCGTTGACCCCAGTGGCGCCAGCGCTGTAGCACCCTCTCTGCCCATTCTGAGTGGAGACTTTTTCACTTATGCAGACAGAGATGACCACTACTGGAGTGGCTTCTTCACCTCCCGGCCCTTCTACAAACGACTGGACAGAATGTTAGAGTCTTATCTCAG ggCCGCTGAGATCCTTTACTCTCTTGCCTTGGCTCACATCCAGAAGGCTGGCGATAAACCGAGCGATTTTCCTGCTGTGGAGAATTATAAGTTACTGACAGCAGCCAGGCGCAACCTGGGCCTCTTCCAACACCACGATGCCATTACTGGCACTGGCAAAGACTGGGTGGTGGTCGACTATGGGACCAG GTTGTTCCACTCCATTCTGAATGTGAAGAGAGTGATTGTGGATTCGGCCCATTGGTTGGTGCTCGGCAACAAAAAAGCATATAACCATGATCCTTCAAACCCTTTCCTTCAGATG GATGATGTCCAACCTGCACAAGATTCCCTGCCCCGCAAGACTGTTCTGAAAGTTGGTGCACAGCCCAG GCCTGTCGTCGTACACAACCCCACTGATCAGATCAGGGTATCGGCAGTAACGGTGTACGTGAACACCCCTCGTGTGCGCGTTCTCACAGCTCAGGGGCAATCAGTGAGTGCTCAGATCAGCGCTGTGTGGGAAGGCACGACTCAGGCTTCCACTGAGGCCTATCAG cttACGTTCTTCGCCCAAGTGCCCTCTCTTGGTCTCGCTGTGTACCAGCTTGTTGAGGGGGCGGAGCTGAGGACATCCGAAGCAAAGTACGTCTTTTTAAAGCAAGGTGGCGGCTTGTCTGTCAGCGGGGCGGAGCATTTTAGTGTGTCCATCCCACAGGAGCCAGTGTCTGTTTCCATTGAAAACCCTCATCTGCAGCTGTGGATCTCCCCCTCCACAGGTCTATTGGAG AGACTGAAACTAAAGGAGGATGGCTCTGAACACCAGGTGAAAGTGGAGTTTATGTGGTACGGCACCACCAGCAGCAAAGACAAGAGCGGAGCCTATTTGTTCCTTCCCGATGGAGAAGCTACA AGGTATTCTTCCTCTCAGCCTCCTGTGATTCGTGTAACCAAGGGACCAGTGTACTCTGAAGTCACCACCACCttcacacacgtcacacacactgtgcggCTCTACAATATAAAGG gcacagATGGCCAGGCTGTTGAGATCTTTAACACTGTAGATATAAGAGGGGAGATCAACCATGAAATTGCTATGAGGATAACATCAGATCTGAACAGCCAGGATCGATTCTTTACCGACCTAAATGGTTTCCAG GTGCAGCCCAGGAGAACTCTGGCCAGACTTCCCTTACAGGCCAACTTCTACCCCATAAGCACAATGATGTACCTGCAGGACTCCAGCAGAAGACTGACCCTGCTTACTGCCCAGTCTCTGGGTGCTGCCAGCCTTAAGAGTG GTCAGATGGAGGTTATTTTGGATCGACGACTCAACCAGGATGATAACCGTGGGCTGGGCCAAGGAGTCCTGGACAACAAGCTCACCGCTAACTCTTTCCGTCTTCTCCTGGAGAAGAGGCTGCCAGCTGTGGAG AATGAGAAGATTTCTCCTGTCAGCTACCCATCACTGCTGAGTCATACTTCTGAAATGTACCTGAACCACCCCCTCATCCCTATGGCGATGAGTTTGGGCTCAGCAACTATGCCCCTGGTCCCTTTCAGTCCACTGACATCCTCGGTACCCTGTGACATTCATATAGTTAACCTGCGCACCATCCAGTCCAAG